The Arachis ipaensis cultivar K30076 chromosome B07, Araip1.1, whole genome shotgun sequence genome includes a window with the following:
- the LOC107607209 gene encoding putative oxygen-evolving enhancer protein 2-2: protein MTVLFCPLLKWYLFIWQFCINFDCFACLLAANVFGKPKTNTDFLVYNGDGFKILIPSKWNPSKEVEYPGQILRYEDNFDSTSNLVVTVTPTDKKSITDYGSPEEFLSQVDYLLGKQAFFGETQAEGGFDANVVATANILESSTAVIDGKQYYFLSVLTRTADGDEGGKHQLIRATVKDGKLYICKAQAGDKRWFKGARRFVENVASSFSVA, encoded by the exons ATGACTGTTTTGTTTTGTCCCCTGCTAAAATGGTACCTTTTTATCTGGCAGTTTTGCATCAATTTTGATTGTTTTGCTTGCTTGCTTGCAGCCAATGTGTTTGGAAAGCCAAAGACTAACACAGACTTCCTAGTATACAATGGCGACGGATTCAAAATTTTGATCCCTTCAAAGTGGAACCCGAGCAAAGAGGTCGAGTACCCGGGTCAAATTCTTAGATATGAGGACAACTTTGATTCAACCAGCAATTTGGTTGTCACAGTTACTCCAACTGATAAGAAGTCCATCACTGACTATGGTTCCCCTGAGGAGTTCCTTTCTCAG GTGGATTACTTGCTTGGGAAACAAGCTTTCTTTGGGGAGACTCAAGCTGAG GGTGGTTTCGACGCGAATGTTGTAGCCACAGCTAACATCTTAGAGAGTTCAACAGCAGTGATTGATGGGAAACAGTACTACTTTCTATCTGTCTTGACAAGGACTGCTGATGGAGACGAAGGCGGCAAGCATCAACTGATCAGAGCAACCGTTAAAGATGGAAAACTATACATCTGTAAGGCTCAAGCCGGAGACAAGAGGTGGTTCAAGGGAGCTAGAAGATTCGTTGAGAACGTGGCGAGTTCCTTCAGTGTTGCTTGA